The DNA window GTTGAATGCTGCAAGCTGCATTGTGTCCTTGAAAAGACACGGGCCAGCGGCAAACCCTGCCCCGGGAAAACCGTTTGCCCTGGGATATTTGAAAGTTATGGCGTCAAAAATGCGGTAGAAGTCCAGCCCATTATCGGTGGCAATCTCATAAAACTGATTGGCAATAGAAAACTGAATATACCTCCATGCGTTTGTGAAGAGCTTCGCCAGTTCAGCCTCTTCCGGTTTCAGCAGTATTACGTCTTCCGTCAGACAAAGAAATAACTCCTTCGCTTCCAAGGCTGCTTTGTCATCAAATGAGGATACTATCTGTGGCAGGCTCTTCAACTCTTCAATGGCTTTACCCTCTGCAATTCTTTCCGGGCAAAATGACACCTTGGTTTTTCGTCCATTTGATTTGAGCAATTCTTTGATTTTTTTCGTCGTTCCAGGGTAGACGGTGCTTCTCAAAATAATGTGTTGATTGTCATCGATAAATTCCAAAAATTCGGAAAAAACCTTTTTAAAAATGGTGAATTCCGGATTAAGGTGCTCATCTACAGGCGTCCCGATCACTATAACGATGAAATATCCCTCCTTAATAACGGACCGATCTGAAGAGATGAACAAATTCCTGCCCAACACTGCTTGAAGTGCTTCTTCGGCTCCGTTCTCCATAAAGGGTACTTTGCCTGCTTTCACTATTTCTTCCGTAGTTTTATCGATATCGAAAAGCATAACCCGCTTGCCGGCTTTGGCAAGCGCAATGCCAAGGGGTAAACCAATATGCCCTAAACCCCCAACCACACATACGTCATAGGTCCGCTTCATGGTCTGGCCTCCTCGAAAACTTCTATTATAATTTGCCTGCTACTTTAT is part of the Syntrophobacterales bacterium genome and encodes:
- a CDS encoding nucleotide sugar dehydrogenase, translated to MKRTYDVCVVGGLGHIGLPLGIALAKAGKRVMLFDIDKTTEEIVKAGKVPFMENGAEEALQAVLGRNLFISSDRSVIKEGYFIVIVIGTPVDEHLNPEFTIFKKVFSEFLEFIDDNQHIILRSTVYPGTTKKIKELLKSNGRKTKVSFCPERIAEGKAIEELKSLPQIVSSFDDKAALEAKELFLCLTEDVILLKPEEAELAKLFTNAWRYIQFSIANQFYEIATDNGLDFYRIFDAITFKYPRANGFPGAGFAAGPCLFKDTMQLAAFNNNSFFLGHAAMLINEGLPNFIVERLKNRYPLHEKTVGILGMAFKGDNDDIRESLSFKLKKILEIEAKKVLCTDPYVRSDSLIPIELVLEQSDILILGAPHSQYKGIEIDNYSKEVVDIWNFFGKGGHF